A genomic segment from Bacillus cereus G9842 encodes:
- a CDS encoding DUF6584 family protein — MNNKIPRKTLKRIEEDIENNNLGKARDRLHGLIFTYPNELHLRKQLGDIYYKLQYPEMAGRYWYLEEHKTDIMHESCLLFEKSMGNNPHHIARALKFKGDSNHIKALYKDQPLSSVQKKVAEELIYEYKETWQDKLVPFGCLAFLACLLFSAIVGLFTIWNWIF, encoded by the coding sequence ATGAACAACAAAATTCCTAGAAAAACATTAAAAAGAATCGAAGAGGATATTGAAAATAATAATCTTGGAAAAGCAAGAGACAGATTGCACGGCCTCATCTTTACATACCCAAATGAATTACATCTTCGAAAACAACTCGGAGATATTTATTATAAATTACAATATCCAGAAATGGCTGGACGTTACTGGTATCTAGAGGAGCATAAAACAGATATTATGCATGAATCATGTTTATTATTTGAGAAATCAATGGGAAATAACCCTCATCATATTGCACGCGCTTTAAAGTTTAAAGGGGATTCTAACCATATAAAAGCTTTGTATAAAGATCAACCTTTATCTTCAGTGCAGAAGAAAGTAGCAGAGGAGTTAATTTATGAGTATAAAGAAACATGGCAAGATAAGCTAGTTCCTTTTGGCTGTCTAGCATTCCTTGCTTGCCTTCTCTTTTCTGCCATTGTTGGTCTATTCACTATTTGGAATTGGATTTTTTAA
- a CDS encoding methyl-accepting chemotaxis protein, translating to MQAMEQTAGAMEELTQGMQSIVNTSSSVNELSAQSALDAENGNKLMKQMIQQMDTIQNSVHSGVKQVETMKEQSEEIVKIIDVMQGITSQINLLALNAAIEAARAGESGRGFAIVADEVRKLAEQSSDSAKQIENLITQVMGTTNHTVHMMGKVDNEVQAGTQVVMHTEKVFGTITEKVQQVSEQIQTVSMSTDEIAASSEEISASAEDMAQISQRSSDRTDRVKESIQQQEKSVQEISVSIEHMHNAAGKLKQIVGQFTLQK from the coding sequence ATGCAAGCAATGGAACAAACTGCGGGTGCGATGGAAGAATTGACACAAGGAATGCAGAGTATAGTCAATACATCGTCCTCTGTAAATGAATTGTCTGCTCAATCAGCATTAGATGCAGAGAATGGTAACAAATTAATGAAACAAATGATTCAACAGATGGATACAATCCAAAATTCGGTACATAGCGGTGTGAAACAAGTAGAGACTATGAAAGAACAATCAGAAGAAATTGTTAAAATCATTGATGTTATGCAAGGTATTACCTCTCAGATTAACTTATTAGCATTAAACGCCGCAATTGAGGCTGCACGTGCTGGTGAAAGTGGTAGAGGATTTGCAATTGTGGCAGATGAAGTGCGGAAATTAGCAGAACAATCTAGTGATTCTGCAAAACAAATTGAGAATCTTATTACTCAAGTTATGGGAACAACGAACCATACGGTACATATGATGGGGAAAGTAGATAATGAGGTACAGGCAGGTACACAAGTAGTAATGCACACAGAAAAAGTATTTGGAACAATTACAGAAAAAGTACAGCAAGTATCTGAGCAAATTCAAACGGTATCTATGTCTACAGATGAAATTGCAGCGAGTAGTGAGGAAATCTCGGCTTCTGCAGAAGACATGGCTCAAATTTCCCAAAGATCATCTGACCGAACTGATAGGGTAAAAGAGTCTATTCAACAGCAAGAAAAATCTGTTCAAGAGATTTCGGTTTCAATTGAACATATGCATAACGCAGCAGGAAAATTAAAACAAATAGTTGGCCAATTTACTCTTCAAAAGTAG
- the aceB gene encoding malate synthase A, with the protein MSTQTSRVTLVGEMLPAYNEILTPEVLSFLKELHENFNERRIELLQKRVEKQKRIDAGEFPKFLEETKHIREADWTIAKLPKDLEDRRVEITGPVDRKMVINALNSGAHLFMADFEDSNSPTWENAVEGQINLRDAVKGTISHENDKGKEYRLNEKTAVLIVRPRGWHLEEKHMQVDGENMSGSLVDFGLYFFHNAKALLAKGSGPYFYLPKMESYLEARLWNDVFVFAQKYIGIPNGTIKATVLLETIHASFEMDEILYELKDHSAGLNCGRWDYIFSFLKSFRNHNKFLLPDRAQVTMTAPFMRSYSLKVIQTCHRRNAPAIGGMAAQIPIKNNPEANEAAFEKVRADKEREALDGHDGTWVAHPGLVPVAMEVFNHIMKTPNQIFRKREEICVTENDLLEVPVGTITEEGLRMNISVGIQYIASWLSGRGAAPIYNLMEDAATAEISRAQVWQWIRHEGGKLNDGRNITLELMEELKEEELAKIEREIGKEAFKKGRFQEATMLFTNLVRNDEFVPFLTLPGYEIL; encoded by the coding sequence ATGTCGACGCAAACTTCACGGGTTACACTCGTTGGAGAAATGTTACCAGCGTACAACGAAATATTGACACCTGAGGTGCTTAGTTTTTTGAAGGAACTACATGAGAATTTTAATGAGCGCCGCATAGAACTTTTACAAAAACGTGTAGAAAAACAAAAGAGAATTGATGCAGGGGAGTTTCCGAAGTTTCTAGAAGAAACAAAACACATACGTGAAGCGGATTGGACAATTGCCAAGCTGCCAAAAGACTTAGAGGATCGCCGCGTAGAGATTACTGGACCGGTAGATAGAAAGATGGTCATTAACGCTTTAAATTCAGGAGCGCATCTTTTTATGGCGGATTTTGAAGATTCGAATTCACCAACTTGGGAAAATGCAGTGGAAGGTCAAATCAACTTACGAGATGCAGTAAAGGGAACGATTTCACATGAAAATGATAAAGGGAAAGAATATAGATTAAATGAGAAAACAGCTGTACTCATTGTACGTCCAAGAGGATGGCATTTAGAGGAAAAGCATATGCAAGTTGATGGGGAAAATATGTCAGGTAGCTTAGTAGATTTCGGCTTGTACTTTTTCCATAATGCGAAAGCTCTTTTAGCAAAAGGGAGCGGCCCATACTTTTACTTACCGAAAATGGAAAGTTATTTAGAAGCGAGATTATGGAATGATGTATTCGTATTTGCTCAAAAATATATCGGCATTCCAAATGGAACGATTAAAGCAACTGTGTTACTGGAAACGATTCACGCTTCGTTTGAAATGGATGAAATTTTGTATGAGCTAAAAGATCATTCTGCTGGCTTAAACTGTGGAAGATGGGATTATATTTTTAGCTTTTTAAAGAGTTTCCGTAATCATAATAAATTCTTACTACCAGATAGAGCACAAGTCACGATGACAGCGCCATTTATGCGTTCGTATTCTTTGAAAGTAATTCAAACGTGTCACCGCCGTAATGCACCAGCAATTGGAGGAATGGCGGCACAAATTCCGATTAAAAATAATCCAGAAGCGAATGAAGCAGCTTTTGAAAAAGTGCGTGCTGATAAGGAGCGCGAAGCTTTAGACGGTCATGACGGGACTTGGGTTGCTCACCCTGGACTTGTACCGGTTGCAATGGAAGTATTTAATCACATTATGAAAACACCAAATCAAATTTTCAGAAAACGTGAAGAAATATGTGTAACAGAAAACGATTTACTAGAGGTACCGGTGGGAACGATTACAGAAGAGGGCCTTCGCATGAATATTAGCGTAGGTATTCAATATATTGCATCTTGGTTAAGCGGACGGGGAGCAGCACCCATTTATAACTTAATGGAAGATGCGGCAACTGCTGAAATTTCAAGAGCACAAGTATGGCAATGGATTCGTCATGAAGGTGGAAAACTAAATGATGGTCGTAATATTACGCTTGAATTAATGGAAGAGCTAAAAGAAGAAGAATTAGCAAAAATAGAAAGAGAGATTGGTAAGGAAGCCTTTAAGAAAGGGAGATTCCAAGAGGCGACAATGTTGTTTACAAATCTCGTTCGAAATGATGAATTCGTACCATTTTTAACATTACCAGGTTATGAAATTTTATAA
- the aceA gene encoding isocitrate lyase — protein MKNERIEKLQESWELDERWKGITRPYSAEDVIRLRGSIDIEHTLARRGAEKLWTSLHTEDYINALGALTGNQAMQQVKAGLKAIYLSGWQVAADANLSGHMYPDQSLYPANSVPAVVKRINQTLQRADQIQHMEGSDDTDYFVPIVADAEAGFGGQLNVFELMKGMIEAGASGVHFEDQLSSEKKCGHLGGKVLLPTQTAVRNLISARLAADVMGVPTIIVARTDADAADLITSDIDPVDKAFITGERTPEGFYRTNAGLDQAIARGLAYAPYADLVWCETSEPNLEDAKRFADAIHKEHPGKLLAYNCSPSFNWKQKLDEKTIASFQKEIASYGYKFQFVTLAGFHSLNYGMFELARGYKERGMAAYSELQQAEFAAEKHGYSATRHQREVGTGYFDEVAQVITGGTSSTTALKGSTEEAQFTK, from the coding sequence ATGAAAAACGAAAGAATCGAGAAATTACAAGAAAGCTGGGAATTAGATGAGCGTTGGAAAGGGATCACACGTCCATATTCGGCAGAAGATGTAATTCGCCTGCGCGGATCCATTGATATTGAACATACATTAGCGCGCCGCGGTGCTGAGAAGCTTTGGACATCGCTTCATACAGAAGACTATATTAACGCACTTGGCGCATTAACAGGAAATCAAGCGATGCAACAAGTAAAAGCTGGGTTAAAAGCGATTTACTTAAGTGGTTGGCAAGTGGCAGCTGATGCAAACCTTTCTGGACATATGTATCCAGACCAAAGTTTATATCCAGCGAACAGCGTACCTGCTGTAGTGAAACGAATTAATCAAACACTTCAACGTGCGGATCAAATTCAACATATGGAAGGAAGCGATGATACAGACTATTTCGTACCGATTGTAGCAGATGCAGAAGCTGGATTTGGTGGACAATTAAACGTATTCGAACTGATGAAAGGTATGATTGAAGCAGGTGCATCAGGTGTGCATTTTGAAGATCAATTATCTTCAGAGAAAAAATGTGGCCATTTAGGTGGAAAAGTACTACTACCAACGCAAACAGCGGTACGTAATTTAATTTCTGCACGTCTTGCAGCAGATGTAATGGGAGTGCCAACAATTATCGTTGCAAGAACAGATGCAGATGCAGCTGATTTAATTACGAGCGATATCGATCCTGTTGATAAAGCATTTATTACAGGAGAAAGAACACCAGAAGGATTTTACCGTACGAATGCAGGTCTTGATCAAGCGATTGCGCGCGGTTTAGCGTATGCACCGTATGCAGACCTCGTTTGGTGTGAAACGTCGGAACCAAATTTAGAAGATGCAAAACGATTTGCGGACGCAATTCATAAGGAGCATCCAGGAAAGTTACTTGCATATAACTGTTCACCTTCATTCAACTGGAAACAAAAACTAGATGAAAAAACAATTGCGAGCTTCCAAAAGGAAATCGCATCTTACGGTTATAAGTTCCAATTCGTAACACTTGCTGGATTCCATTCATTAAATTACGGTATGTTTGAACTAGCACGTGGCTATAAAGAGCGCGGCATGGCAGCATACTCTGAACTACAACAAGCTGAATTTGCAGCAGAAAAACACGGCTACTCTGCAACACGTCATCAACGCGAAGTAGGAACAGGTTACTTTGATGAAGTTGCACAAGTGATTACAGGCGGAACTTCATCAACGACAGCGTTAAAAGGATCTACAGAAGAAGCACAGTTTACGAAATAA
- a CDS encoding M48 family metallopeptidase: MRKVIGWSLFLYVGFALLIYWYLFGWNHELIPDMYKGTSADPETFMSARELTLSQDYSRVKNLLYFLATPLEWIILLFVLVLGISRKFEKWSKETTKISVLQVAIYLFYLSLLTTVLALPMQWIGRKVSVDYGISTQSTQSWIKDHVIGFWESYATMLIVVTVLLWLIRKFPKRWWLAGWALSVPFTIFLTFIQPVVIDPLYNDFSTLKNKELETKILAIADKADIPAKHVYEVNMSEKTNALNAYVTGIGPNARIVMWDTTLKQLKDKEILFIMAHEMGHYVMKHIYFGVASYVLLSFIGMFLISRIINMCIRKWGDTLQISKVACFSILPLFFLISSILSFAAQPATNYVSRIEERAADQYALNMTKDGKSGVKTFQYLSKTSLSQVNPPALVKFFLYTHPPIFERIHTFEQYEKQRKKE; this comes from the coding sequence GTGAGGAAGGTTATTGGTTGGTCGCTTTTTTTGTACGTTGGATTTGCGTTACTTATATATTGGTATTTATTTGGATGGAATCATGAACTTATTCCGGACATGTATAAAGGAACAAGTGCAGATCCAGAAACGTTTATGAGTGCTAGAGAGCTTACGCTAAGCCAAGATTATTCGCGCGTGAAAAATTTACTATACTTTTTAGCGACGCCTCTTGAATGGATTATTTTATTATTTGTACTTGTGCTAGGTATTTCAAGAAAGTTTGAGAAATGGTCGAAGGAAACGACTAAAATAAGTGTCTTGCAAGTTGCGATTTATCTCTTTTATTTATCATTACTGACAACAGTGCTTGCCTTACCGATGCAATGGATTGGCCGGAAAGTATCCGTTGATTACGGCATTTCAACACAAAGTACACAAAGCTGGATAAAAGATCATGTTATCGGTTTTTGGGAAAGTTATGCGACTATGTTAATTGTAGTTACCGTTCTATTATGGCTTATCCGTAAATTTCCGAAGAGGTGGTGGCTAGCAGGGTGGGCGCTCTCTGTTCCATTTACAATCTTTTTAACATTCATACAGCCTGTCGTTATTGATCCGCTTTATAACGACTTCTCAACGCTGAAAAATAAAGAATTAGAAACGAAAATTTTAGCGATAGCAGACAAAGCTGACATTCCTGCTAAACACGTATATGAAGTAAATATGTCAGAAAAAACGAATGCATTAAATGCTTACGTAACAGGAATTGGTCCTAACGCCCGTATTGTAATGTGGGATACAACGCTTAAGCAGTTAAAAGATAAAGAGATATTATTTATCATGGCTCATGAAATGGGACATTATGTTATGAAGCATATATACTTTGGCGTTGCAAGTTATGTATTGCTATCGTTTATAGGTATGTTTTTAATTAGTCGTATTATAAATATGTGTATTCGCAAATGGGGAGATACATTGCAAATTTCAAAAGTGGCATGTTTCTCCATTTTACCTTTATTTTTCTTAATTTCTTCTATACTCTCTTTTGCAGCACAACCAGCAACAAACTACGTTTCACGTATAGAAGAAAGAGCGGCAGATCAATATGCTTTAAATATGACGAAGGACGGGAAATCTGGTGTGAAAACTTTTCAATATTTATCAAAAACAAGTTTAAGCCAAGTAAATCCGCCTGCGTTAGTGAAGTTTTTCTTATACACCCACCCACCAATTTTTGAAAGAATTCACACGTTTGAACAATATGAGAAACAAAGAAAAAAGGAGTAG
- the cspA gene encoding RNA chaperone/antiterminator CspA: MAVTGQVKWFNNEKGFGFIEVPGENDVFVHFSAIETDGFKSLEEGQKVSFEIEDGNRGPQAKNVIKL; the protein is encoded by the coding sequence ATGGCAGTAACAGGACAAGTAAAATGGTTTAACAACGAAAAAGGTTTCGGTTTCATCGAAGTTCCAGGCGAAAACGACGTATTCGTACACTTCTCAGCAATCGAAACTGACGGTTTCAAATCTTTAGAAGAAGGTCAAAAAGTTAGCTTCGAAATCGAAGACGGTAACCGTGGACCTCAAGCTAAAAACGTAATCAAACTATAA
- a CDS encoding S-layer homology domain-containing protein, with protein sequence MSKKLLKTATALTIMGGVLFSAESNNVKAESAPLQKTNTIVFKDVPKGHWAYEAIHDLAEQEIILGYGDGIFGFGDNVTREQVAALIYRVFDMEEQDEYENPYGDIDENSTSFIEEILALTEMGIFQGDENGNFRPKATLTRAEMAQVLTNAFDLQAKGSHNFNDVSANSWATNAISAVQTNGITMGIGEGKFGPSMKVTREQYAQFLHRAILHDMEQGQ encoded by the coding sequence ATGAGCAAAAAATTATTAAAAACAGCTACAGCATTAACAATTATGGGTGGGGTGTTATTCTCAGCAGAGAGTAACAATGTAAAAGCGGAAAGTGCACCGTTGCAAAAAACAAATACAATTGTATTTAAAGATGTACCAAAAGGGCATTGGGCATATGAGGCGATTCATGATTTAGCGGAACAAGAAATTATTTTGGGATATGGCGATGGAATATTCGGTTTTGGGGATAATGTAACACGTGAGCAAGTTGCAGCTTTAATTTACCGTGTGTTTGATATGGAAGAACAAGATGAATATGAAAACCCATATGGAGATATCGATGAAAATTCAACAAGCTTTATCGAGGAAATATTGGCTTTAACGGAAATGGGAATTTTCCAGGGAGACGAGAATGGAAACTTTAGACCGAAGGCGACGTTAACGCGTGCGGAAATGGCACAAGTTCTTACGAATGCTTTTGACTTACAGGCAAAGGGATCTCATAACTTTAATGATGTTTCAGCAAATTCATGGGCAACGAATGCAATTAGTGCAGTACAAACAAATGGTATTACAATGGGAATCGGAGAAGGTAAATTTGGTCCGTCTATGAAGGTAACGAGAGAACAATACGCACAGTTTTTACATAGAGCAATATTGCATGATATGGAACAAGGGCAGTAA
- a CDS encoding S-layer homology domain-containing protein — protein MKKKILGVMMIATMAGGIFAGTNVTPVKAEEYPQMIVFEDVPYGFWAYDAIMDLAYHKIILGYGNGKYGVGDLTTREQVAGIIYRTLEMKEEGSVANPYKDISDSTTTFKKEILALTKRGVFTGDGQGNFRPKAPVSRAEMAVILKRAFTFETKQKHTFKDIPKGHWAEDAISALQSNNVVRGTGNGMYELNRPVPREQYAQFINNAIINYHLKEDWR, from the coding sequence ATGAAGAAAAAAATATTGGGTGTAATGATGATTGCGACAATGGCAGGAGGGATATTTGCAGGGACGAATGTGACGCCTGTAAAAGCGGAAGAGTATCCACAAATGATTGTGTTTGAAGATGTTCCATACGGGTTTTGGGCATATGACGCTATTATGGATTTAGCATATCATAAAATTATATTAGGGTATGGAAACGGGAAGTATGGTGTTGGTGATCTTACAACACGTGAACAAGTAGCTGGTATTATTTACAGAACACTTGAAATGAAAGAAGAAGGATCAGTAGCGAATCCGTATAAAGATATTTCTGATAGTACAACAACTTTTAAAAAGGAAATTTTGGCGTTAACAAAACGTGGTGTTTTTACAGGGGATGGGCAAGGGAACTTTAGGCCGAAAGCACCAGTCTCTAGAGCGGAAATGGCTGTCATTTTAAAACGAGCATTTACTTTTGAAACGAAGCAAAAACATACATTTAAAGATATTCCAAAAGGCCACTGGGCAGAAGATGCAATTAGTGCGCTACAATCTAATAATGTTGTAAGAGGAACTGGGAATGGCATGTATGAATTAAATCGCCCTGTACCTAGAGAACAATATGCTCAATTTATTAATAATGCGATTATTAATTATCATTTGAAAGAGGATTGGAGATAG
- a CDS encoding phosphotransferase — MSNYDNEEKLTGGNVSNVYRSENTVRRELKPDSAKIHKLLQHLENKGFHYTPKFLGVDEEDREVLSFIEGEAGNYPLKEYMRSNDVLKGIAKMLRLYHDAVSDFPLLDDWKPMDHTPNNIEVLCHNDFAIYNIIFNNEKPVGIIDFDVAAPGPRLWDIAYTLYTCVPLSRVYYTESGEAIHYESSQHADRIKERVKLFVQSYGKNMDEDYLGMVLLRLEGLCTYMKRKAQEGDLNFQRMIDEGHLEHYEKDMKFIRNHRAEWR, encoded by the coding sequence ATGTCAAACTACGATAACGAAGAAAAGCTAACAGGCGGAAACGTTTCGAACGTATATCGTTCTGAAAATACTGTTCGTCGAGAGTTAAAGCCAGATAGCGCAAAAATCCATAAGCTATTACAACACTTAGAAAACAAAGGATTTCATTATACTCCAAAGTTTTTAGGTGTAGATGAAGAAGATAGAGAGGTTTTATCCTTTATTGAAGGAGAAGCTGGGAATTATCCTTTAAAAGAATATATGCGATCTAATGATGTATTAAAAGGAATCGCAAAGATGCTCCGCCTTTACCATGATGCTGTAAGTGATTTTCCGTTATTAGATGATTGGAAACCGATGGATCACACGCCAAATAACATTGAGGTTTTATGCCACAATGATTTTGCCATATATAACATTATTTTTAATAATGAGAAGCCAGTAGGGATTATTGATTTCGATGTTGCTGCTCCTGGTCCAAGACTATGGGATATCGCTTATACACTTTATACTTGTGTGCCTTTAAGTAGAGTGTATTATACAGAATCTGGTGAAGCCATTCATTATGAATCATCGCAACATGCAGATCGTATTAAAGAGAGAGTGAAATTATTCGTTCAGTCCTATGGTAAAAATATGGATGAAGATTACTTAGGAATGGTGTTGCTACGATTAGAAGGGTTATGTACATATATGAAACGAAAAGCGCAAGAAGGCGACTTGAATTTCCAAAGAATGATTGATGAAGGACATCTAGAGCATTATGAGAAAGATATGAAGTTTATTCGTAATCATAGGGCTGAGTGGCGTTGA